CAAATTTCTCAGCATGTTTCTTTCTGTATGAACGAATTTTTTCGACTATAGGATCATCAATCATTTGAAATACCTCCGAGTTCATCTGGTGAACATAGTTGTGGACATATGTATCCACAAGATTCAACTAATTCTATAATGGCTTTCTTGGTTTCAGCATTATTAATATGCTTGAAGTTCCATGTAAGGAGATAGTCAGCTCCTTGAGCTGCTGCAATTCCGATATGTAATGCATCTTCTTCACTTCCTTTTGGGACAGCTCCTTGTGATAATAGCAATTCTGCAATTTCTGTTGCTTCATCCGAAATAGACAAATTTTCTATCTCTGATATTTTATTGGTACGAAGTTTTGCAGCTTCAAAATCACCTTGGCTGATTTCTTCTTCTACTAATATAGATATACGTAAATCAAACCGATGTCTATGATTTTCCCACCAGTCATGAGAGACTGCCTGCCTTCCAGCAATAATAACATCTCTGCTTGGTCTGGAAGTCAAATAACTTATTACTGATGACTCAATGTATACCATATTCTTCATTTATTATGAATATCCTAATGTGTTTCAAGAGCTAACATGAAAATCACCGGTTTATCCGGTGCATTTTCTGGTTAGAAATAAATATTGTGTTCCCCGAATTCAAAGTAAAAAATAAAATGATTGTCCCTGGAATAATTAAGTATGGTGTCCCCGGAATTTGCAGGATTGATCACAGAGTCAAATACATTGATAATTGATAATT
Above is a window of Candidatus Cloacimonadota bacterium DNA encoding:
- a CDS encoding type II toxin-antitoxin system VapC family toxin, with translation MKNMVYIESSVISYLTSRPSRDVIIAGRQAVSHDWWENHRHRFDLRISILVEEEISQGDFEAAKLRTNKISEIENLSISDEATEIAELLLSQGAVPKGSEEDALHIGIAAAQGADYLLTWNFKHINNAETKKAIIELVESCGYICPQLCSPDELGGISND